From the genome of Arvicola amphibius chromosome 9, mArvAmp1.2, whole genome shotgun sequence, one region includes:
- the Panx2 gene encoding pannexin-2 yields the protein MHHLLEQSADMATALLAGEKLRELILPGSQDDKAGALAALLLQLKLELPFDRVVTIGTVLVPILLVTLVFTKNFAEEPIYCYTPHNFTRDQALYARGYCWTELRDALPGVDASLWPSLFEHKFLPYALLAFAAIMYVPALGWEFLASTRLTSELNFLLQEIDNCYHRAAEGRAPKIEKQIQSKGPGITEREKREIIENAEKEKSPEQNLFEKYLERRGRSNFLAKLYLARHVLILLLSVVPISYLCTYYATQKQNEFTCALGASPDGPVGSAGPTVRVSCKLPSVQLQRIIAGVDIVLLCFMNLIILVNLIHLFIFRKSNFIFDKLHKVGIKTRRQWRRSQFCDINILAMFCNENRDHIKSLNRLDFITNESDLMYDNVVRQLLAALAQSNHDTTPTVRDSGIQTVDPSINPAEPDGSAEPPVVKRPRKKMKWIPTSNPLPQPFKEQLAIMRVENSKAEKPKPVRRKTATDTLIAPLLDAGARAAHHYKGSGGDPGPSPAPSAASDKKHTRHFSLDVHPYILGTKKAKTETVPPALPASRSQEGGFLSQTEECGLGLAAAPTKDAPPPEKELPYPTEPALPGLPSGGPFHVCSPPTAPAAAPLSPGSLGKADPLTILSRNATHPLLHISTLYEAREEEDGGPCAPSDMGDLLTIPPPQQILIATFEEPRTVVSTVEF from the exons ATGCACCACCTCCTGGAGCAGTCGGCGGACATGGCGACCGCGCTGCTGGCTGGCGAGAAGCTGAGGGAGCTGATCCTGCCTGGCTCGCAGGACGACAAGGCGGGCGCGCTGGCCGCGCTGCTGCTGCAGCTCAAGCTGGAACTGCCGTTCGACCGCGTGGTCACCATCGGCACCGTGCTGGTACCCATCCTGCTGGTCACCCTGGTCTTCACCAAGAACTTCGCAG AGGAACCAATTTACTGTTACACTCCGCACAACTTCACCCGTGACCAGGCGCTGTACGCCCGTGGCTACTGCTGGACAGAGCTGCGGGATGCGCTGCCCGGCGTGGATGCCAGCCTGTGGCCATCGCTGTTTGAGCACAAGTTCCTGCCCTACGCACTGCTGGCCTTTGCCGCCATCATGTATGTGCCCGCACTGGGCTGGGAGTTCCTGGCTTCCACGCGTCTCACCTCCGAGCTCAACTTCCTACTGCAGGAGATTGACAACTGCTACCACCGAGCGGCTGAGGGCCGGGCCCCCAAGATTGAAAAGCAGATACAGTCCAAGGGTCCGGGCATTACGGAGCGGGAGAAGCGAGAGATCATCGAGAATGCTGAGAAGGAGAAGAGCCCTGAGCAGAATCTGTTTGAGAAGTACCTGGAGCGCCGGGGCCGCAGCAATTTCTTGGCCAAGCTGTACTTGGCACGGCACGTACTGATCCTGCTGCTCAGTGTAGTGCCCATCTCCTACCTATGCACCTACTATGCCACCCAGAAGCAGAATGAGTTCACCTGTGCCCTGGGTGCCTCACCTGACGGGCCAGTGGGTAGCGCTGGGCCCACGGTGCGTgtcagctgcaagctgccatccGTGCAACTGCAGCGGATCATTGCAGGTGTGGACATTGTCCTGCTCTGCTTCATGAACCTCATCATCCTCGTCAACCTCATCCACCTCTTCATCTTCCGCAAGAGCAACTTCATCTTTGACAAACTCCACAAGGTGGGTATCAAGACGCGCCGGCAGTGGCGGCGCTCACAGTTCTGCGACATCAACATCCTGGCCATGTTCTGCAACGAGAACCGTGACCACATCAAGTCGCTCAATCGGCTGGACTTCATCACCAACGAGAGTGACCTCATGTACGACAACGTGGTGCGGCAGCTGTTGGCAGCCTTGGCTCAGTCTAACCATGACACCACGCCCACTGTGCGGGATTCAGGCATCCAGACTGTGGACCCCAGTatcaaccctgcggagcctgatGGCTCGGCTGAGCCACCTGTGGTCAAGCGGCCCCGTAAGAAAATGAAGTGGATCCCCACCAGCAACCCGCTGCCACAGCCCTTCAAGGAGCAGCTGGCCATTATGCGTGTGGAAAACAGCAAGGCCGAGAAGCCCAAGCCTGTACGCAGGAAGACAGCCACAGATACACTTATTGCCCCGCTGCTGGATGCTGGTGCCCGGGCTGCCCACCACTACAAGGGTAGTGGAGGTGATCCAGgtccctcccctgccccatctGCTGCCTCTGACAAGAAACATACTCGTCACTTCTCCTTGGATGTGCATCCCTACATTCTAGGTACCAAGAAGGCCAAGACTGAAACAGTTCCCCCTGCCCTACCAGCCTCCCGGAGCCAAGAAGGTGGCTTTCTGTCCCAGACAGAAGAATGTGGGCTGGGCCTGGCTGCAGCACCCACCAAAG ATGCTCCGCCCCCCGAGAAGGAACTCCCATACCCCACAGAGCCTGCCCTGCCAGGGCTTCCATCTGGGGGCCCGTTTCACGTCTGTTCACCCCCCACGGCTCCTGCTGCTGCCCCCCTGTCACCAGGCAGTCTGGGCAAGGCTGACCCCCTCACCATCCTGAGCCGAAATGCCACTCACCCCCTGCTCCACATCAGCACGCTATACGAGGCCCGGGAAGAGGAAGATGGAGGTCCCTGTGCACCCTCAGACATGGGCGACCTCCTCAccattcccccaccccagcagaTCCTCATCGCCACCTtcgaggagccaaggacagttGTGAGTACTGTGGAGTTTTGA